In Campylobacter lari, one DNA window encodes the following:
- a CDS encoding alanine racemase yields the protein MAYIKIDRLAYEYNLDLIASKAGGYQKVICVFKDNAYGHGAKLLAPIARAKGINFIAVKNEAEAKELEDIFDNILILSHHPHGNESEKFIYALNAKNDIKKFKQNIKIHLVVDTNMHRNGIIPEEIQEVIQELQSNNLILHGVMMHFAGSDEIDASYFVQKQKFKQAKELIYTLLCDEAKKLIFHSHNSEALFRASELGCDEYCRVGLVQFGYAHFNKDLRKVLSLWAEKLSQRVLKKGQSVGYGGVYNAKEDLEIATYDLGYADGLLRYDGKHDFFLPNGKKLLGKMSMDSFSCENDEDEICVLNDANIMASFFNTINYEILVKLSPNLKRILV from the coding sequence ATGGCATATATAAAAATTGATCGTTTGGCTTATGAGTATAATCTTGACTTGATAGCCTCTAAAGCAGGAGGTTATCAAAAAGTAATATGTGTTTTTAAAGATAATGCTTATGGACATGGAGCTAAGCTTTTAGCTCCTATAGCTAGAGCAAAAGGTATAAATTTTATAGCGGTAAAAAATGAAGCTGAAGCAAAAGAGCTTGAAGATATTTTTGATAATATCTTAATTCTATCCCATCATCCACATGGCAATGAAAGTGAAAAATTTATTTATGCTTTAAATGCTAAAAATGATATTAAAAAATTCAAGCAAAATATAAAAATTCATTTAGTTGTAGATACAAATATGCATAGAAATGGAATTATACCTGAAGAAATTCAAGAAGTGATACAAGAACTACAAAGTAATAATTTAATACTTCATGGAGTGATGATGCACTTTGCAGGAAGTGATGAAATAGATGCTAGTTATTTTGTGCAAAAACAAAAATTTAAACAAGCTAAAGAGCTAATATATACTTTGCTTTGTGATGAAGCTAAAAAGCTTATATTTCATTCACATAATTCTGAAGCATTATTTAGAGCAAGCGAGCTTGGGTGCGATGAGTATTGTAGAGTAGGGCTTGTGCAATTTGGCTATGCACATTTTAATAAAGACTTACGCAAAGTTTTAAGTTTATGGGCTGAAAAATTAAGCCAAAGAGTGTTGAAAAAAGGTCAAAGTGTTGGTTATGGTGGTGTATATAATGCAAAAGAAGATCTTGAAATAGCAACTTATGATTTAGGTTATGCAGATGGGCTTTTGCGTTATGATGGAAAACATGATTTTTTTCTTCCTAATGGTAAGAAATTGCTTGGAAAAATGTCTATGGATAGTTTTTCTTGTGAGAATGATGAAGATGAAATTTGCGTTTTAAATGACGCAAATATTATGGCTAGTTTTTTTAATACTATCAACTATGAAATTTTAGTCAAACTTTCTCCAAATTTGAAAAGAATTTTAGTTTAA
- a CDS encoding SCO family protein: protein MKKINIFLLIVVIFGVFFISVQYFENNKYNFHLNSEKGILSLKDFIGKKLIVYFGYTYCPDVCPSELALIANVLEKMPNKEKAHVIFISLDPARDSNLTQTSQWVKYFYPNSTALVAKDEKELEKVTKNYGVVYEKINLKDSAMGYSIAHSGEFYLIDENGKFIKTIKDISYENFFNEIQKFLNE, encoded by the coding sequence ATGAAAAAAATAAATATTTTTTTATTAATTGTGGTAATTTTTGGAGTATTTTTTATATCTGTGCAGTATTTTGAAAACAACAAATACAATTTTCACTTAAATTCTGAAAAAGGCATACTTAGTCTAAAAGATTTTATCGGTAAAAAACTAATTGTATATTTTGGCTATACATATTGTCCTGATGTCTGTCCTAGTGAGCTTGCCTTGATTGCTAATGTTTTAGAAAAAATGCCAAATAAAGAAAAAGCTCATGTGATATTTATCTCACTAGATCCAGCAAGAGATAGCAACTTAACTCAAACTAGCCAATGGGTTAAGTATTTTTACCCAAATTCAACTGCATTGGTTGCTAAAGATGAAAAAGAATTAGAAAAAGTTACTAAAAATTATGGCGTAGTATATGAAAAAATCAATCTTAAAGATTCCGCTATGGGATATTCTATAGCACATAGTGGCGAATTTTATTTGATTGATGAGAATGGAAAATTTATTAAAACCATTAAAGATATCAGTTATGAAAACTTTTTCAATGAAATTCAAAAATTCTTAAACGAATAA
- the hemN gene encoding oxygen-independent coproporphyrinogen III oxidase — protein sequence MRDYKNFVKYSKAGPRYTSYPTAVEFNTHFKYEDYIKILKQQTAQLSLYFHLPFCRSACYFCGCNVIYTAKEESKERYLNYLFKELDLLANIIDTQREVAQMHFGGGTPTFFSAKQLQSLIFKIKSIFPNFTQDSEVSCEIDPRFLNEEQADVLIQNGFNRISFGVQDFNEKVQKEIHRIQPFELTKNAVDMVRKKGINSVNMDLIYGLPYQSLESFKQTLEKALLINPDRFAIFNYAHVPWLKKNMRKFDENTLPSPDVKLQILEYCEKFLTQNGYKMIGMDHFAKPQDELFKALENGSLHRNFQGYTTKGGTDLIGIGLTSIGEGKRHYMQNFKDMPSYEKAIDEGRLPCEKGIMLDDDDELRKAVIMELMSNFALNIKNIESKFKIDFFEYFKQDLEELQKLNEFINIDKTHIKVNETGVLLIRNIAMCFDKYLKRISEDKKVFSKTV from the coding sequence ATGAGAGATTATAAAAATTTTGTTAAATACTCCAAAGCAGGACCTAGATACACTTCTTATCCTACTGCAGTAGAATTTAACACCCATTTTAAATATGAAGACTATATAAAAATTTTAAAACAACAAACAGCACAATTATCTTTATATTTTCATTTGCCTTTTTGCAGGAGTGCTTGTTATTTTTGCGGTTGTAATGTAATATATACCGCAAAAGAAGAAAGTAAAGAAAGATATTTAAATTATCTTTTTAAAGAACTTGATCTTTTAGCAAATATCATTGACACACAAAGGGAAGTAGCTCAAATGCATTTTGGTGGTGGCACGCCTACTTTTTTTTCTGCTAAACAATTGCAAAGTTTGATTTTTAAAATAAAAAGCATTTTTCCAAATTTTACCCAAGATAGTGAAGTAAGTTGTGAAATTGATCCTAGATTCTTAAATGAAGAACAAGCTGATGTTTTAATTCAAAATGGCTTTAATCGCATTAGTTTTGGTGTGCAAGATTTTAACGAAAAGGTTCAAAAGGAAATTCATAGAATTCAACCTTTTGAACTTACCAAAAATGCAGTAGATATGGTAAGAAAAAAAGGGATAAATTCAGTAAATATGGATTTAATTTATGGCCTTCCTTATCAAAGTCTAGAAAGTTTTAAGCAAACTTTAGAAAAAGCACTGCTGATTAATCCCGATCGCTTTGCTATTTTTAATTATGCACATGTGCCTTGGCTTAAAAAAAATATGAGAAAATTTGACGAAAACACTCTACCAAGTCCTGATGTAAAACTTCAAATTTTAGAATATTGTGAAAAATTTTTAACTCAAAATGGTTATAAAATGATAGGAATGGATCATTTTGCAAAACCACAAGATGAACTTTTTAAAGCCTTAGAAAATGGTAGTTTGCATAGAAATTTTCAAGGCTATACTACAAAAGGCGGAACTGATTTAATCGGGATTGGCCTAACAAGTATAGGCGAAGGTAAAAGACACTATATGCAAAATTTCAAAGATATGCCAAGCTACGAAAAGGCTATCGATGAAGGTCGATTGCCTTGCGAAAAAGGTATCATGCTTGATGATGATGATGAACTAAGAAAAGCTGTTATTATGGAACTTATGAGTAATTTTGCTCTTAATATAAAAAATATTGAAAGTAAATTTAAGATTGATTTTTTTGAATATTTTAAGCAAGATTTAGAAGAACTCCAAAAACTTAATGAATTTATCAACATAGATAAAACTCATATCAAAGTTAATGAAACAGGAGTACTTTTAATCCGTAATATTGCTATGTGTTTTGATAAATATTTAAAACGCATTAGCGAAGATAAAAAAGTTTTCTCTAAAACGGTTTAA
- a CDS encoding L,D-transpeptidase family protein, which yields MFKIILALFSLAVFANANNLAKIYLNEGIDAVERVLEQELSKKDFWLDEIKDKNISLGYYEENVAIVLTNKSDKIIRVYHYNDGKVEKKFIQRDVLTGLAGDKEVEGDLKTPIGFYELGKKFYPGDPYYGPFAFATTYPNVLDKTLGKTGGGIWIHGYPLDGTRLDTYKTRGCIAVHNDLLEDFNKLVADRKSYAMTEEKNKVRATHDEIAILLANLFAWKDSWQKSDINKYLSFYDKKIFKHNNKSTYEQFAKNKERIFAKREKKSIKFSDLSISPYPNDKNEKIFRIGFYEDYRSTNYKFKGEKVLYVKLVEDKMQILAEQ from the coding sequence TTGTTTAAAATTATATTAGCATTGTTTAGTTTGGCTGTGTTTGCAAATGCAAATAATCTTGCAAAAATTTATCTAAACGAAGGTATTGATGCAGTTGAAAGGGTATTGGAGCAAGAGTTAAGTAAAAAAGATTTTTGGCTTGATGAGATAAAAGACAAAAATATTAGTTTAGGATATTATGAGGAAAATGTTGCAATAGTTTTAACAAATAAAAGTGATAAAATTATTAGAGTTTATCACTACAATGATGGAAAAGTAGAAAAGAAATTTATCCAAAGGGATGTTTTAACAGGTTTAGCTGGAGATAAAGAAGTAGAAGGAGATTTAAAAACTCCAATAGGTTTTTACGAACTTGGAAAGAAATTTTATCCTGGTGATCCATATTATGGCCCATTTGCATTTGCAACAACTTACCCAAATGTTTTAGATAAAACTTTGGGTAAAACAGGTGGTGGTATTTGGATTCATGGCTATCCTTTAGATGGAACACGCTTGGATACTTATAAAACTAGAGGTTGTATTGCTGTGCATAATGATTTATTGGAAGATTTTAATAAATTAGTAGCTGATAGAAAATCTTATGCAATGACAGAAGAGAAAAATAAAGTAAGAGCAACTCATGATGAAATAGCGATTTTACTAGCTAATTTATTTGCCTGGAAAGATAGTTGGCAAAAAAGTGATATAAATAAGTATTTATCTTTTTATGATAAAAAAATTTTTAAACATAATAATAAATCCACTTATGAGCAATTTGCAAAAAATAAAGAAAGAATTTTTGCAAAGAGAGAAAAAAAGAGCATTAAATTTTCAGATCTTAGCATAAGTCCTTATCCAAATGATAAAAATGAGAAAATTTTTAGAATAGGATTTTATGAAGACTATCGTAGTACTAACTATAAATTCAAAGGAGAAAAAGTCCTTTATGTTAAGCTAGTTGAAGATAAAATGCAAATTTTAGCTGAACAATAA
- the gyrA gene encoding DNA gyrase subunit A — protein sequence MENIFTKDSDIENIDIESSIKSSYLDYSMSVIIGRALPDARDGLKPVHRRILYAMNDLGVGSRSAYKKSARIVGDVIGKYHPHGDTAVYDALVRMAQDFSMRYPSVDGQGNFGSIDGDGAAAMRYTEARMTILAEELLRDIEKDTVDFIPNYDDSMSEPDVLPARVPNLLLNGSSGIAVGMATNIPPHSLNELIDGLLYLIDNKNASLEEIMQFIKGPDFPTGGIIFGKKGIIEAYRTGRGRVKVRAKTHIEKRANKDIIVIDELPYQTNKARLIEQIAELAKEKQIEGIAEVRDESDREGIRVVIELKRDAMSEIVLNNLFKSTTMESTFGVIMLAIHNKEPKVFSLIELLNLFLNHRKTVIIRRTIYELQKARARAHILEGLKNALDNIDEVIALIKNSPDNPTAKNLLMQKFGLSELQSNAILDMKLGRLTGLEREKIDNELRELLAEIERLDQILKSETLLENLIKDELKEIRTKFDVPRITQIEDDYDDIDIEDLIPNENMVVTITHRGYIKRVPSKQYEKQKRGGKGKVAVTTYDDDFIESFFTANTHDTLMFVTDRGQLYWLKVYKIPEGSRTAKGKAVVNLINLQADEKIMAIIPTTDFDESKSLCFFTKNGIVKRTNLSEYQNIRSVGVKAINLDENDELVTAIIVARDENETQEQNYEENLENEMLEPNEELDNTIVGKMLFAVTKKGMCIKFPLAKVREIGRVSRGVTAIKFKEKDDEVVGAVVIENDAQEILSVSAKGIGKRTDAGEYRLQSRGGKGVICMKLTAKTKDLIGIVIVDESMDLMALTSSGKMIRVDMQSIRKAGRNTSGVIVVNVENDEVVSIAKCPKEEDEELDAETNMDLNLE from the coding sequence ATGGAAAATATTTTTACTAAAGATTCAGATATTGAAAATATAGATATAGAAAGTTCTATAAAAAGTAGTTATTTAGATTATTCTATGAGTGTTATTATAGGCCGTGCCTTACCTGATGCTAGAGATGGGCTTAAACCTGTTCATAGAAGAATTTTATATGCTATGAATGATTTAGGTGTTGGAAGTCGTAGTGCATACAAAAAATCAGCGCGTATAGTGGGTGATGTAATCGGTAAATATCATCCACATGGCGATACAGCTGTATATGATGCTTTAGTAAGAATGGCGCAAGATTTTTCTATGCGTTATCCAAGCGTAGATGGACAAGGAAACTTTGGTTCTATTGATGGCGATGGTGCTGCTGCGATGCGTTATACTGAAGCTAGGATGACGATTTTAGCTGAAGAGCTTTTGCGTGATATAGAAAAAGATACGGTTGATTTTATACCAAATTATGATGATTCTATGAGTGAGCCTGATGTTTTACCTGCTAGGGTTCCAAATTTATTGCTTAATGGTTCAAGTGGTATTGCAGTGGGTATGGCTACCAATATTCCTCCGCATAGCTTAAATGAGCTTATTGATGGTTTGCTTTATTTAATTGATAATAAAAACGCAAGTTTAGAAGAAATAATGCAATTTATTAAAGGACCTGATTTTCCAACCGGCGGTATTATCTTTGGTAAAAAAGGTATTATAGAAGCATACCGCACAGGTCGTGGTAGGGTAAAAGTAAGAGCAAAGACCCATATAGAAAAAAGAGCTAATAAAGATATTATCGTTATAGATGAACTTCCTTATCAAACTAACAAAGCAAGATTAATAGAGCAAATCGCTGAACTTGCCAAAGAAAAACAAATTGAAGGTATTGCTGAAGTTAGAGATGAGAGTGATAGAGAAGGAATTCGCGTGGTAATTGAGCTAAAACGCGATGCTATGAGTGAGATTGTGTTAAATAATCTTTTTAAATCTACCACTATGGAAAGTACTTTTGGTGTGATTATGCTTGCTATACATAATAAAGAGCCAAAAGTTTTTTCTTTAATTGAGCTTTTAAATTTATTCTTAAATCATAGAAAAACTGTAATTATTAGAAGAACTATTTATGAGTTGCAAAAAGCTAGAGCTAGAGCACATATTTTAGAAGGTTTAAAAAATGCACTAGATAATATTGATGAAGTGATAGCTTTGATTAAAAACTCTCCTGATAACCCAACGGCTAAAAATTTATTAATGCAAAAATTTGGTCTAAGCGAGCTTCAATCTAATGCTATTTTAGATATGAAATTAGGCCGTTTAACAGGTCTTGAGAGAGAAAAAATTGATAACGAATTAAGGGAATTATTAGCAGAAATAGAGAGGCTTGATCAAATTTTAAAAAGCGAAACTTTGCTTGAAAATTTAATCAAAGATGAGTTAAAAGAAATCAGAACAAAATTTGATGTACCAAGAATCACTCAAATTGAAGATGACTATGATGATATTGATATAGAAGATTTAATACCAAATGAAAATATGGTAGTTACTATCACTCATCGTGGCTATATTAAGCGTGTTCCAAGTAAGCAATATGAAAAACAAAAACGCGGTGGTAAAGGCAAGGTTGCAGTTACAACTTATGATGATGATTTTATAGAAAGTTTCTTTACGGCAAATACACATGATACCTTGATGTTTGTTACTGATCGTGGACAGCTTTATTGGCTTAAGGTTTATAAAATTCCTGAAGGAAGTAGAACTGCTAAAGGCAAAGCTGTGGTTAATCTTATTAATCTACAAGCAGATGAAAAAATTATGGCAATTATTCCAACCACTGATTTTGATGAAAGTAAATCATTGTGTTTCTTTACTAAAAATGGTATCGTAAAACGCACAAATTTAAGTGAATATCAAAACATTAGAAGCGTGGGTGTAAAAGCGATTAATCTAGATGAAAATGATGAACTTGTTACTGCAATTATCGTAGCAAGGGATGAAAATGAAACTCAAGAACAAAATTATGAAGAAAATTTAGAAAATGAAATGCTTGAACCTAATGAAGAGCTTGATAATACTATCGTTGGTAAAATGCTTTTTGCGGTTACTAAAAAAGGTATGTGCATTAAATTCCCACTTGCTAAAGTTAGAGAGATTGGCCGTGTAAGTAGAGGGGTAACTGCGATTAAATTTAAAGAAAAAGATGATGAGGTTGTGGGTGCTGTTGTTATAGAAAATGACGCTCAAGAAATCTTAAGCGTAAGTGCAAAAGGTATAGGTAAGCGTACTGATGCTGGAGAATATAGACTTCAAAGTAGAGGTGGTAAGGGTGTTATTTGTATGAAACTTACTGCCAAAACAAAAGATTTAATCGGTATAGTCATAGTTGATGAAAGTATGGATTTAATGGCATTAACAAGTAGTGGTAAGATGATACGCGTTGATATGCAAAGCATTAGAAAAGCAGGTAGAAATACAAGTGGTGTAATTGTTGTTAATGTTGAAAATGATGAGGTTGTAAGCATTGCTAAGTGTCCTAAAGAAGAAGATGAGGAATTAGATGCTGAAACTAATATGGATTTAAATTTAGAATAG
- a CDS encoding ABC transporter permease, whose protein sequence is MYKSIPRYLLFKYLRFDKDQPFIMLSKILAFLGVSIGLCVLLVAMAIMNGFDKEFERKLFTMNYPITILPRFGANVDDKLLQELRSKFPNLLFSPYITTQVIARNDLKLEGGMLFGVNFEDEKKINEVVAQALEDKKLDNFDILIGKGLKDEFGLDYNEKITLIFSNLNASGLSLIPKVKRFDVMADFSSGLLAYDKAYMYTDVKALAKILSYPQGSYDGVHVYSNKPFEDIKQIEAFLGARYASIGWWEQNGNFFAALALEKRALFIVLMLIILVASLNIVSSLLMIVMNRRSEIALLLSLGASKLEIKKTFFSLGFLIGGGGIVAGVILAAIALWILGNFDIISLPSDVYGMSKLPLELSFVDFCTTIFGAIMIVSLSSYYPAKKATQVDILDTLRNE, encoded by the coding sequence ATGTATAAAAGTATCCCTCGTTATTTATTATTTAAATACCTGCGTTTTGATAAAGATCAACCCTTTATTATGCTTTCAAAAATTTTAGCCTTTTTAGGTGTAAGTATAGGACTTTGTGTGCTTTTAGTTGCAATGGCCATTATGAATGGCTTTGATAAAGAATTTGAGAGAAAACTTTTTACTATGAATTACCCTATCACTATATTACCGCGTTTTGGAGCAAATGTAGATGATAAATTATTACAAGAATTAAGAAGCAAATTTCCAAATTTATTATTTAGCCCTTATATTACTACTCAGGTTATAGCAAGAAATGATTTAAAATTGGAAGGCGGTATGCTTTTTGGGGTTAATTTTGAAGATGAAAAAAAGATCAATGAGGTAGTAGCTCAAGCTTTAGAAGATAAAAAATTAGATAATTTTGATATTTTAATTGGTAAGGGTTTAAAAGATGAATTTGGACTTGATTATAATGAAAAAATTACCTTAATTTTTTCCAATCTTAATGCAAGCGGACTTTCGCTTATTCCAAAAGTTAAAAGATTTGATGTTATGGCTGATTTTTCTTCAGGTTTGTTAGCTTATGATAAAGCTTATATGTATACAGATGTAAAAGCTTTAGCTAAGATTTTGTCATATCCCCAAGGAAGTTATGATGGGGTACATGTATATTCAAATAAGCCTTTTGAGGATATTAAACAAATTGAAGCTTTCTTGGGTGCAAGATATGCTAGTATAGGCTGGTGGGAGCAAAATGGAAATTTCTTTGCAGCATTAGCTTTAGAAAAAAGAGCTTTGTTTATAGTATTGATGTTGATTATTTTGGTCGCAAGTTTAAATATAGTAAGTTCTTTATTAATGATAGTAATGAATCGTCGTAGTGAGATAGCTTTGCTGCTTTCTTTGGGAGCTAGTAAGTTAGAGATTAAAAAAACATTTTTTTCTTTAGGATTTTTGATAGGTGGAGGTGGTATCGTAGCAGGTGTGATACTTGCAGCTATTGCTTTGTGGATACTTGGAAATTTTGACATTATTTCTTTACCAAGTGATGTTTATGGCATGAGTAAGCTACCTTTGGAGCTTTCTTTTGTTGATTTTTGTACTACGATTTTTGGTGCTATTATGATTGTGAGCCTGTCTTCTTATTATCCTGCTAAAAAAGCAACACAAGTAGATATTTTAGATACTTTAAGAAACGAATAA
- a CDS encoding LPP20 family lipoprotein — MKKVIFMFCLALGFSACALDQRGVNPNQTQAANSDVVVQKVDKDDVRNIIREEKMLANDTSTDNDLTFTAVGEGIAPLNTVSVGQALALAKRAAITDAYRQLASKLYGVRVNGKDTVKDAMLKSSTITAQVNGLIKNASVVDQDFKDGLYRVNVELKIDADKWKELFAY, encoded by the coding sequence ATGAAAAAAGTTATTTTTATGTTTTGTTTAGCTTTGGGTTTTAGTGCTTGTGCACTAGATCAAAGAGGTGTGAATCCAAATCAGACTCAAGCAGCAAATTCTGATGTTGTGGTTCAAAAAGTTGATAAAGATGATGTGCGTAACATCATTAGAGAAGAAAAAATGCTTGCAAATGATACAAGCACAGACAATGATCTAACTTTTACAGCGGTGGGTGAGGGTATTGCTCCTTTAAATACGGTTTCAGTTGGTCAAGCTTTGGCTTTAGCTAAAAGAGCGGCAATTACCGATGCTTATAGACAATTAGCAAGTAAGTTGTATGGTGTCAGAGTTAATGGTAAAGATACAGTAAAAGATGCAATGCTTAAAAGCTCAACTATTACAGCGCAGGTAAATGGTTTGATTAAAAATGCAAGTGTTGTAGATCAAGACTTTAAAGATGGTCTTTATAGAGTAAATGTAGAACTTAAAATTGATGCTGACAAGTGGAAAGAATTGTTTGCTTATTAA
- a CDS encoding (Fe-S)-binding protein: MLNVNEISNACVKCGKCIPVCTIHEINRDESTSPRGFLDLISAYENQELELDKNLKKIFESCFLCTNCVEVCPSHLRVDSAIEKVRYDIAQKFGIAWYKKLAFFFLRRRKILDILARFGYVFQSCAFSLQHKNLGMKAKFNLPLIKKDRLLPSLAKKSFLASNPDFINNQGEKTIGLFIGCLSNYSYTNTGFALLEICKHLKINVDLLKDQSCCGAPHYFTGDFKSVEILAKKNIVYFEEKLKTLDYIIIPEATCSAMINIDYEHFFHMQKDEEWAIRAKNISSKILLATKYFYEYTKLEELLKTKKKLKTKIAYHDPCHARKMQGVFKEPRALLKQNYTFKELINSNECCGFGGVSMQTDHYEKALQVGIRKAQNIQKSNVEIISAECSACRMQISNALEHEKSSTHFLHPLELIAKILQDKN, encoded by the coding sequence ATGTTAAATGTTAATGAAATTTCTAATGCTTGCGTAAAATGCGGAAAATGCATACCAGTTTGCACCATACATGAAATAAATCGCGATGAAAGTACTTCCCCTCGTGGCTTTTTAGATTTAATCAGTGCTTATGAAAACCAAGAACTAGAGCTTGATAAAAATCTTAAAAAAATATTTGAATCATGTTTTTTGTGTACAAATTGCGTTGAAGTTTGTCCAAGCCATTTAAGAGTGGATAGTGCTATTGAAAAAGTGCGTTACGATATAGCACAAAAATTTGGCATTGCTTGGTACAAAAAACTTGCTTTCTTTTTTCTAAGACGCAGAAAAATTCTAGATATTTTAGCAAGATTTGGTTATGTTTTCCAAAGCTGTGCTTTTAGTTTACAACATAAAAATTTGGGAATGAAAGCTAAATTTAACCTACCTTTAATTAAAAAAGATCGTTTGCTTCCTTCTTTAGCTAAAAAAAGCTTTCTAGCTTCTAATCCTGATTTCATAAATAATCAAGGTGAAAAAACCATAGGACTTTTTATAGGCTGCTTGTCAAATTACTCTTATACAAATACGGGCTTTGCTTTGCTTGAAATTTGTAAACATCTTAAAATCAATGTAGATTTACTAAAAGATCAATCTTGTTGCGGTGCTCCTCATTATTTTACTGGAGATTTTAAAAGTGTAGAAATTTTAGCTAAAAAAAATATCGTTTATTTTGAAGAAAAATTAAAAACTCTAGATTATATCATTATCCCCGAAGCAACCTGTTCTGCGATGATTAATATAGACTATGAACATTTTTTCCACATGCAAAAAGATGAAGAATGGGCTATAAGAGCTAAAAATATTTCTAGTAAAATACTACTTGCAACAAAATATTTTTATGAATATACTAAACTAGAAGAGCTTTTAAAAACAAAGAAAAAATTAAAGACAAAAATTGCATACCACGATCCTTGTCATGCAAGAAAAATGCAAGGTGTTTTTAAAGAACCTAGAGCCTTGCTTAAACAAAACTATACTTTCAAAGAACTTATTAACTCAAATGAATGCTGTGGTTTTGGCGGTGTTAGTATGCAAACTGATCACTATGAAAAAGCTTTGCAAGTTGGTATAAGAAAAGCTCAAAATATACAAAAAAGCAATGTGGAAATTATCAGTGCAGAATGTTCAGCTTGTAGAATGCAAATTTCAAATGCATTAGAGCATGAAAAATCCTCCACGCATTTTTTACATCCATTAGAATTGATAGCAAAAATACTTCAAGATAAAAATTAA
- a CDS encoding copper chaperone PCu(A)C has product MKKLLSLAILSTFAFSNQITINDPYVRQTPPNSKTTAFFLELKNNSNKDIKLIKAQSSLSDTAEIHDHIMKDGKKMMVQIPQITIKANSSTELKPGGMHIMILNLKENITPQTKANLTLYFDDNSTIELKDIKSRSIKK; this is encoded by the coding sequence ATGAAAAAATTACTTAGTTTAGCCATATTAAGCACTTTTGCTTTTTCAAATCAAATTACTATAAATGATCCTTATGTAAGACAAACTCCACCTAATTCTAAAACAACGGCATTTTTTTTAGAACTTAAAAACAACTCCAACAAAGATATTAAACTCATAAAAGCTCAAAGTTCATTAAGCGATACAGCTGAAATTCATGATCATATTATGAAAGATGGTAAAAAAATGATGGTTCAAATTCCTCAAATCACAATAAAAGCTAATTCAAGCACCGAACTTAAACCTGGTGGGATGCACATTATGATACTAAATCTCAAAGAAAATATCACACCGCAAACAAAGGCCAATCTAACTCTTTATTTTGATGATAATAGCACAATTGAACTAAAAGATATCAAGTCAAGAAGCATTAAAAAATAA